One genomic window of Acidobacteriota bacterium includes the following:
- a CDS encoding transporter substrate-binding domain-containing protein, translating into MYRSGAVIDGAGAALAGRIFADLDLRTTFPYSGTWDEVQAKARSGEVDVLVAAYKTTDRLTYMLYSDPYTTDPVALFVAKGKPFLFDTWNVLVGKKGVAMIGDSYGQQFDDFAAASLQLIRATTAAQAFNLVATGQADYFIYSLYAGNDQLKKTGETSKFESLPSSSPKNRFTSRSRRNRRL; encoded by the coding sequence ATGTACCGCAGCGGTGCCGTCATCGATGGCGCCGGTGCGGCGCTGGCTGGCAGGATCTTCGCCGACCTCGATCTCCGCACGACGTTTCCTTATTCGGGCACGTGGGATGAAGTGCAGGCCAAGGCCAGGTCCGGGGAAGTGGATGTGCTCGTCGCGGCCTACAAGACGACCGACCGCCTCACCTACATGCTCTATTCCGATCCTTACACCACCGACCCCGTGGCGTTGTTTGTCGCCAAGGGCAAGCCGTTCCTGTTTGACACGTGGAATGTGCTGGTCGGCAAAAAGGGCGTGGCGATGATTGGCGACAGTTACGGGCAGCAATTCGACGACTTCGCTGCGGCTAGCCTGCAATTGATCCGCGCCACCACGGCCGCGCAGGCCTTCAACCTCGTCGCGACCGGTCAGGCCGACTACTTCATCTACTCGCTGTATGCGGGGAATGACCAGCTGAAGAAGACCGGCGAAACTTCGAAGTTCGAGAGTCTGCCAAGTTCGTCGCCGAAGAACCGTTTTACATCACGATCTCGAAGAAATCGCCGTTTGTGA